The genomic window tttgtgtttcactaagctaaagcaaaattttgtgaaacacaaaacgaatgacgtagaatccaaagttcccctcaaaaatttgattttttcaccatacctaacgagcaaacctggtatctatcatccttgcaccTGACTTATACTCACCAGAATTCACCTCAACTAACCTGACCTTAACTCACGGCATTTtataaggatgatagattaccaacTTTGACCAAACTGCTGCCACATCATCGTGTACATGGCAGCCGAATTCTTGCCTCTCATTTgatacgtattcacacactcttcCAATCAGTCGTCATTGAGGCGGAGTAACATGAAGAAAGGCtatgttgatttttatttttcatatatcaccaatACAATCTCTAGTGCTTTCTATGTGTTGGGCCCGGAACTGTTCAGTCCATGTGCTATATTTCTTCTTCCCTATGTGcagtaattttaattaatttttttttttaattattcaccCCGATACCTAAACCGTTTTAGGAAATATACCATTGAAAGACTGTAACTAACTAGTAtctaattgaattgaaattaattttaaaattccttaatattgaagaataccAGAGCTATGTTCATATGGTCTCAttagtctattaaatatgatattggtttgttgaactacttggtttttatttttttaatgttttctacacACTATAAGGAATTaattcacttttgatctttttgttaagagattttgtagccctgaaaagggcttattattaattaaccATGAGGTTCCGTTTGTAACTCACTTACAAAcaccgtaaattatttactttttacctgctgctgtaggtttttttgcggctgGCTTTTTATTAGATGTAGACTTCTTCCAAATCCatttagcagcagttgcttttgctttagttgcttttggcttagcagttgcagatttggctttagttggtttcacttttaatacaccacccttttttgcatctttcgccttagccttttcacttttcttcttttcagctgttttcttactggctacagcttttttcacttttttctcaccacttgccgcctttttgactttactcaacgattttttctttgatgcaccactatctgctgccttcttttcagccttaaccttctctgctgattttacggcttttgatttcaattttccctcgcttgatttactggctgcaactgatagtttgaatgaaccggacgcaccttttcctttggtttgaattaatttgccacttgtaacagccgatttcaaatagcgtttaatgaatggtgccaatttttgggcatcacatttgtatgtcgcactaatatatttcttaatcgccaaaagtgatgagccgccacgttcctttaaattcttaattgatgcgtcgaccatttgttgtgttggtggatgggtaggggcaaccgacggcgttttgggtttagctgccttaacctttttggcaacaactttcttttcagcaatagtagcagcagtagctactggggagcttacattcacaacagcaactgaatcaGAATCATTTTCAACACTTAGTGCACTTCTTGCTCTCACTGGCACCGGAACATTATGTAGCGAAAACGTAGATTCCAATTTTTTCACTATACGGTCGATTGTCGAACGGGATGGCtggttaaatggaccgtaaaatggccgtaatgctcttaaagtagcagcaacagaacgattattttcataaaaaatttgcacgatttgcaatcgttgctcaagtgtgtagcgttccatgatgaaatgtatactaatgaagttaacaaatgacaagcgaaaaataaaaaatattgcgtcgttcgccctccctatcggaaaaaagttgaagcgcacatattgaaaaacgccttatatattgtagattaaaacctcAGTTTAAATTCCACGTATgtattatacactttcaacacttcactcactttatgcactgTACGCACTAGACCAATAGATAATTTCTGGAATCCAATATGTTGTTTAACTCcctttaaaatttgagaagcagaacgaaaagatgataatcaaattttcacgttccagtgctatttagtgctgctatatgacaaactttaagatttatttaattcactaaaattcactgaatttactaattcaacaaatgaatatctataacgatagtatgcatgtatcacttccatatcaatatacttaaattggaataaagtcaatatttttcttgtaacgagtgttttagtcgaaactttgtactcaaaatattaaattttcgctagttttagtcgattttcttaaaactccttaatataaatcaattattactattgaaaatataaaatatatcaaattatcaatcatctgaacagtttattttatatattatattacttaaaataatatgtttgaaaaaataaaattaaatatctcaatggtatcaccagagcaattctcagtggcgttagttggatgcatgaaataatccaatattttgatgaatattgaaaactttaattttggttgaaatgaatgatggtaatgaaataaataaatttcactaatgtgaattatgtaaattttatttaatataatacttaattttttgatattgaagcaaatattcactaatcaatcgcgtttttaaatatgtatatatatatatatacatacatatgtgtgcatacaacattttttaaataaataaatatttaatattattttaattaataaaacaatttaactttttctttaaaaaatttgcaatatatgtcaaagcaaggtacaaaattcccatatatacatacatacgtgctcacataaaaggggaatcacctatttcatttttataatgaacaacaaagcttgcttgtgatatttttgaattttgtccgtttatgagaaatttttttatgaaaatggtttgaaatactttgtccgcgtccggttattagagtgtccgtttattaggatgatatttgtatgaaaaaatgaatgaaaaacctgtgtgcccaaaatttgtccggttattggagctgtccggttataaggactgtccgtaatggggaatttcactgtaatgagtatgtacatatgtatttgtgcacATGAAATATAGAATGACAACAGAATTGTGCGTTtgttagaaattttaattgtacaaaattttgaatctttgttaaaagaatattgtggtcctgaaaaggaccgttttttaaatatgtacgcaagaaattatttaaccgccgaaaccgtataaagtacggccttgtctctttaaagcgtacacaacatccatagctgtaactgttttccttttggcatgttcagtataggtaactgcatcacggataacattctccaaaaatacttttaaaacaccacgagtttcttcatatatcaaaccagatatacgttttacaccaccacgacgagctaaacgtcgaatagctggtttagtgataccttggatgttatcacgtaaaactttgcgatgacgtttggctccaccttttcccaaacctttaccacctttgccgcgaccagtcattttttgatatttactatttgcacaagttagaatttaacactttaacacttcaccaccaatgaaataacagaagcgagagcacatctatttataccaaaatctcacaactacaatacccaagccaaaaggtacaccatacatctatctcgcttcaacacatgcctacataatacatggacttgtgaaacgttgttgttgaaattgctacttaagatgtgaacgtcatacaatttgttataggtacagtgtacagtgttctatagtgttcaagtgtgagaaaataacaaagtgagtagtgaaaaatggctcgtacaaagcaaacagcccGAAAATCGACTGGTGGAAAAGCACCACGTAAACAATTGGCGACAAAAGCTGCACGCGAAAGTGCACCGGCAACTGGTGGAGTTAAAAAGCCACATCGTTATCGTCCAGGTACAGTGGCGTTGCGTGAAATTCGTCGCTATCAAAAGAGTACCGAATTATTGATACGCAAATTGCCATTTCAGCGCTTAGTTCGTGAAATAgcgcaagatttcaaaactgatctacgtttccaaagttttgctgttatggctctacaagaagcaagtgaagcatacttggttggtctttttgaagataccaatttgtgtgccatccatgctaagcgtgttacaattatgccaaagataccaatttgtgtgccatccatgctaagcgtgttacaattatgccaaaagatattcaattggctagacgtattcgtggtgaacgtgcttaaatcaataagaaaacttacgaaaaaacggtccttttcaggaccacaatttgttaaacgaaaaagatgaaaaattttattgaaatatttatgcatatatatgggcctgttcgtaaatgcaaaaattggcaacaccgcaactcataagtggtcgaaaatgcaacaatgcagtatattgtgcgcaaatagtagcaaaacacaaatcataaaaatggctgatgcaacagatgtgtgctgattagcagtggcagtgcagaataatcatattatgcagcgcagtgatgaatttacgaatagcctttatgtgtagatatttttgttttttcgtaaatgtatgtagtacatacctatacagttctttatctactcgtgtgcttttaagtatagtcggcatgcatgtatacacgtttatgtaggtatatgcacacataaccagtttataagcagcaattttggcgcaattcggtaatatgtataaaaatgtaatacacctaatgggatgccacgttctttattaagaatattaaatgaataagaaaactattataaaaaaacggtcctttttgggaccacaatttgtttaatgaaaaagatcaaacattttgttggaatatttatgcgtaaacatatatgatatttttgtgttttcgttaatgtacgtagtacatacatacacatgtttttatctactccacatcatttatacacgagcggtttttagtacagtctgtaggcatgtatacacatgtatgaatgaatatgtatacataaccagtttatatgccgcagttttggcgcaaatatacatgcgtctattcacattcgataatatgtatgaaaaaataacacatttagtgagaaattatttaaatctctttgtaaatgtattttgtcgtcctgaaaaggacggtttgtttgcgtcggtatttataattataattcgcctatatttttcactttatgctttcttttcggtcttctttggcaaaagtacagcttgaatattaggcaaaacaccaccttgagcaatagttacaccggacaacaatttattcaattcttcatcgttgcggatggccaattgtaaatgacgtgggatgattcttgtctttttgttatcacgagcagcattaccagccaattcaagaacttcagctgctaaatattccataactgcagctagataaactggagcaccggcaccaacacgctcagcataattgcctttgcgcaacaaacgatgaatacgaccaactggaaattgaagaccagcacgatttgaacgggactttgcctttcccttaactttaccacctttaccgcgacctgacattttcactcttatagattgttcacttcactacactaaaaagcactgtactgtattatactcaatgtataagcacactattcactgatacacaaaatgtgcgctgcttatatactttctCGCTATGCTGAGCACCAACCCTTATACTGTGCTGTTGATCATCGTGCGTGTACTACTACTTCGTATTGTCTCGCCGAAGAGTTGGTCGGAAAATATACACTTAAGCCTGCACACGACACATGGTAGGTATAATAAGTGACAaatagtgtgagtgaaaataaaatcataaaatcatcaaagttgtgaagaaattaaaatgccgccaaaaactagtggaaaagcagcaaagaaagccggtaaggctcaaaagaatattactaaaaatgataagaaaaagaagcgtaagaggaaggaaagttatgctatctacatctataaagtgttgaaacaagtacatcctgataccggtatttcatccaaggccatgagcattatgaatagttttgtgaatgacatctttgagcgcattgctgcggaagcgtcgcgtttagctcactataacaaacgttcaaccatcaccagtcgcgaaattcaaactgctgtacgtttactcttgcccggtgaattggccaaacatgccgtcagtgaaggtaccaaagctgttaccaaatataccagttccaaataatttttccaactgaactaatggtatataaatgattgaccaaacaaggcccttttcagggccacaaaatataaattaacaaagagaatgagaaaatgtcttcattaatatctctacatacatacatatgtatgtatgtatgcacattgaaattaattttaaaattccttaatattgaagaataccagagctatgttcatatggtttcattagtctattaaatatgatattggtttgttgaactacttggtttttaatttttaaatgttttctacacactgtaaggaataaattcacttttgatctttttgttaagagattttgtagccctgaaaagggcttattattaattaaccATGAGGTTCCGTTTGTAACTCACTTACAAAcaccgtaaattatttactttttacctgctgctgtaggtttttttgcggctggctttttattcgatgcagacttcttggatttagcagcagttgcttttgctttagctgcttttggcttagcagttgcagatttggctttagttggtttcactttta from Anastrepha ludens isolate Willacy chromosome 5, idAnaLude1.1, whole genome shotgun sequence includes these protein-coding regions:
- the LOC128864792 gene encoding histone H4 gives rise to the protein MTGRGKGGKGLGKGGAKRHRKVLRDNIQGITKPAIRRLARRGGVKRISGLIYEETRGVLKVFLENVIRDAVTYTEHAKRKTVTAMDVVYALKRQGRTLYGFGG